From a single Arachis hypogaea cultivar Tifrunner chromosome 3, arahy.Tifrunner.gnm2.J5K5, whole genome shotgun sequence genomic region:
- the LOC112790292 gene encoding uncharacterized protein isoform X1, which produces MTCSKEVVLRVFNYASGYFHLLLNHVSTSFQLLFLFLFSLAIFLLTFSTFTGRFPLIQRDQQYEYVFSEDDEEEEEEAQQGYGHHAEKVRDHVAASSADSIHGRETLLFEEPQKKQHCSYSEEFATPRESLNEEDSEFIGRNADSVSNSVSFASRPTSTITMNTYKCNKNSQADERVCVGRTTKNKKVQEAKLTRDDRFFIFDPTHQFQNKKLTVEDKHHDDDDDDGDSCIDGSSSTPRVSSEWRSSIHFKDSETEEALSSSSRRSCPKWESYTLFQKYDEEMSLLDRISAQKLEETEYLRSMEASPRSISERIASSVKKKAGDIGHNNPYGELEAAYVAQICLTWEALNWNYKNFESKHGWRHEADSGCPASTAQQFQQFQVLLQRYIENEPYEHGRRPEIYARMRLLAPKLLLVPQCPDWENDEKHGSMESRISSASFLKIMEDGIRTFMKFLKADKEKPCQMVAAYFWRNRRITVDPTLLRLIKKVNQKKRKKVKDVGLRKRKLRKGEEEEMDVLMAMIDLKVVSRVLRMKELSEAQLHWCEHKMSKVRIVAGKLQTDYSTPLFFPSI; this is translated from the exons ATGACATGTTCCAAAGAAGTTGTTCTTAGAGTCTTCAATTATGCCTCAGGCTATTTCCATCTTCTCCTCAATCATGTCTCAACCTCTTTTCagcttctcttcctcttcctcttctccctcgCTATTTTTCTCCTCACCTTCTCAACCTTCACTGGCAGATTCCCCTTAATCCAAAG AGATCAGCAATATGAATATGTGTTTTCTGAAgacgacgaagaagaagaagaagaagcgcaacaAGGATATGGTCACCATGCTGAGAAGGTGAGAGATCATGTAGCAGCATCATCTGCAGACTCAATCCATGGCAGGGAAACCCTTTTGTTTGAGGAGCCTCAGAAAAAGCAGCATTGTTCTTATTCTGAAGAGTTTGCAACCCCCCGAGAGAGCTTGAATGAGGAAGACTCAGAATTTATAGGAAGAAATGCTGATTCTGTTTCAAACTCTGTCTCATTTGCAAGCAGACCAACCTCTACTATCACCATGAACACATATAAATGTAACAAAAACTCCCAAG CAGATGAACGTGTTTGTGTTGGAAGAACAACAAAGAATAAGAAGGTGCAGGAGGCAAAGCTCACCAGGGATGATAGGTTCTTTATTTTTGATCCAACCCATCAGTTCCAAAATAAGAAGCTGACTGTTGAAGATAAgcatcatgatgatgatgatgatgatggtgattcgTGCATTGATGGTTCTAGTTCTACACCTAGGGTCTCCTCTGAATGGAGGAGCTCCATTCATTTCAAGGATTCTGAGACAGAAGAAGCATTGTCTTCATCATCTAGAAGAAGTTGCCCCAAGTGGGAATCATATACTTTGTTCCAAAAATATGATGAAGAAATGTCCCTCTTAGACAGAATTAGTGCACAGAAACTTGAGGAAACAG AGTATTTAAGATCCATGGAAGCCTCTCCAAGATCAATTTCAGAGCGTATTGCATCAAGTGTGAAGAAGAAAGCAGGTGATATAGGTCACAATAACCCATATGGGGAACTAGAGGCCGCTTATGTTGCACAGATTTGCTTAACATGGGAAGCTCTTAATTGGAACTACAAAAACTTTGAATCAAAACACGGCTGGCGCCACGAGGCTGATAGCGGTTGTCCTGCCAGCACAGCACAGCAATTCCAGCAATTTCAGGTATTGCTGCAGAGATACATTGAGAATGAGCCCTATGAACATGGCAGAAGACCTGAGATTTATGCTAGGATGAGGCTCTTGGCACCAAAATTGCTTCTAGTCCCACAATGTCCAG ATTGGGAGAATGATGAAAAGCATGGGAGTATGGAGAGTAGAATATCATCAGCGTCATTCCTGAAGATAATGGAGGATGGGATCCGAACATTCATGAAGTTTCTAAAGGCTGACAAAGAGAAACCATGTCAGATGGTGGCCGCTTACTTTTGGAGAAATCGGAGAATCACGGTTGATCCAACACTCCTCCGCCTAATCAAGAAAGTTAATCAAAAG AAGAGGAAGAAGGTGAAGGATGTTGGGTTGAGGAAGAGAAAGCTTAGaaagggtgaagaagaagagatggatgtGTTAATGGCAATGATAGACTTGAAGGTGGTGTCGAGGGTGCTGAGAATGAAGGAGTTGAGCGAAGCGCAGTTGCATTGGTGTGAACACAAGATGAGCAAAGTTAGAATCGTCGCAgggaagcttcaaacagattatTCCACTCCACTTTTCTTCCCTTCAATCTAA
- the LOC112790292 gene encoding uncharacterized protein isoform X2, whose translation MTCSKEVVLRVFNYASGYFHLLLNHVSTSFQLLFLFLFSLAIFLLTFSTFTGRFPLIQRDQQYEYVFSEDDEEEEEEAQQGYGHHAEKVRDHVAASSADSIHGRETLLFEEPQKKQHCSYSEEFATPRESLNEEDSEFIGRNADSVSNSVSFASRPTSTITMNTYKCNKNSQDERVCVGRTTKNKKVQEAKLTRDDRFFIFDPTHQFQNKKLTVEDKHHDDDDDDGDSCIDGSSSTPRVSSEWRSSIHFKDSETEEALSSSSRRSCPKWESYTLFQKYDEEMSLLDRISAQKLEETEYLRSMEASPRSISERIASSVKKKAGDIGHNNPYGELEAAYVAQICLTWEALNWNYKNFESKHGWRHEADSGCPASTAQQFQQFQVLLQRYIENEPYEHGRRPEIYARMRLLAPKLLLVPQCPDWENDEKHGSMESRISSASFLKIMEDGIRTFMKFLKADKEKPCQMVAAYFWRNRRITVDPTLLRLIKKVNQKKRKKVKDVGLRKRKLRKGEEEEMDVLMAMIDLKVVSRVLRMKELSEAQLHWCEHKMSKVRIVAGKLQTDYSTPLFFPSI comes from the exons ATGACATGTTCCAAAGAAGTTGTTCTTAGAGTCTTCAATTATGCCTCAGGCTATTTCCATCTTCTCCTCAATCATGTCTCAACCTCTTTTCagcttctcttcctcttcctcttctccctcgCTATTTTTCTCCTCACCTTCTCAACCTTCACTGGCAGATTCCCCTTAATCCAAAG AGATCAGCAATATGAATATGTGTTTTCTGAAgacgacgaagaagaagaagaagaagcgcaacaAGGATATGGTCACCATGCTGAGAAGGTGAGAGATCATGTAGCAGCATCATCTGCAGACTCAATCCATGGCAGGGAAACCCTTTTGTTTGAGGAGCCTCAGAAAAAGCAGCATTGTTCTTATTCTGAAGAGTTTGCAACCCCCCGAGAGAGCTTGAATGAGGAAGACTCAGAATTTATAGGAAGAAATGCTGATTCTGTTTCAAACTCTGTCTCATTTGCAAGCAGACCAACCTCTACTATCACCATGAACACATATAAATGTAACAAAAACTCCCAAG ATGAACGTGTTTGTGTTGGAAGAACAACAAAGAATAAGAAGGTGCAGGAGGCAAAGCTCACCAGGGATGATAGGTTCTTTATTTTTGATCCAACCCATCAGTTCCAAAATAAGAAGCTGACTGTTGAAGATAAgcatcatgatgatgatgatgatgatggtgattcgTGCATTGATGGTTCTAGTTCTACACCTAGGGTCTCCTCTGAATGGAGGAGCTCCATTCATTTCAAGGATTCTGAGACAGAAGAAGCATTGTCTTCATCATCTAGAAGAAGTTGCCCCAAGTGGGAATCATATACTTTGTTCCAAAAATATGATGAAGAAATGTCCCTCTTAGACAGAATTAGTGCACAGAAACTTGAGGAAACAG AGTATTTAAGATCCATGGAAGCCTCTCCAAGATCAATTTCAGAGCGTATTGCATCAAGTGTGAAGAAGAAAGCAGGTGATATAGGTCACAATAACCCATATGGGGAACTAGAGGCCGCTTATGTTGCACAGATTTGCTTAACATGGGAAGCTCTTAATTGGAACTACAAAAACTTTGAATCAAAACACGGCTGGCGCCACGAGGCTGATAGCGGTTGTCCTGCCAGCACAGCACAGCAATTCCAGCAATTTCAGGTATTGCTGCAGAGATACATTGAGAATGAGCCCTATGAACATGGCAGAAGACCTGAGATTTATGCTAGGATGAGGCTCTTGGCACCAAAATTGCTTCTAGTCCCACAATGTCCAG ATTGGGAGAATGATGAAAAGCATGGGAGTATGGAGAGTAGAATATCATCAGCGTCATTCCTGAAGATAATGGAGGATGGGATCCGAACATTCATGAAGTTTCTAAAGGCTGACAAAGAGAAACCATGTCAGATGGTGGCCGCTTACTTTTGGAGAAATCGGAGAATCACGGTTGATCCAACACTCCTCCGCCTAATCAAGAAAGTTAATCAAAAG AAGAGGAAGAAGGTGAAGGATGTTGGGTTGAGGAAGAGAAAGCTTAGaaagggtgaagaagaagagatggatgtGTTAATGGCAATGATAGACTTGAAGGTGGTGTCGAGGGTGCTGAGAATGAAGGAGTTGAGCGAAGCGCAGTTGCATTGGTGTGAACACAAGATGAGCAAAGTTAGAATCGTCGCAgggaagcttcaaacagattatTCCACTCCACTTTTCTTCCCTTCAATCTAA